One segment of Cervus canadensis isolate Bull #8, Minnesota chromosome 32, ASM1932006v1, whole genome shotgun sequence DNA contains the following:
- the DEXI gene encoding dexamethasone-induced protein isoform X2: protein MPGARVAAHLDALGPLVPSVPPPLLPSMFYVGLFFVNVLILYYAFLMEYIVLNVGLVFLPEDMDQALVDLGVLSDPGSGLYDADSELDVFDGYLE from the coding sequence ATGCCCGGCGCCCGGGTCGCGGCCCACCTGGACGCTCTGGGCCCCCTGGTCCCCTCCGTGCCGCCGCCGCTCTTGCCCTCTATGTTCTACGTGGGCCTGTTCTTCGTCAATGTGCTGATCTTGTACTACGCCTTCCTCATGGAGTACATCGTCCTCAACGTGGGCCTCGTCTTCCTGCCCGAGGACATGGACCAGGCGCTGGTGGACCTCGGTGTGCTCTCCGACCCCGGCTCGGGCCTCTACGACGCCGACTCGGAGCTTGATGTCTTCGATGGTTACTTGGAGTAG
- the DEXI gene encoding dexamethasone-induced protein isoform X1, translating to MPLLLIEGTAWPGMGPPGRGPLRPPRPACSPQKLRANREVPVRAQDGGTERLRRNAKVWKARAPARRVRQGCPETSPACGVVHTASSWLLTFRLLSGCLHEPSQSQPPCFPPPAASAYPT from the exons ATGCCGCTGCTGTTGATTGAGGGCACCGCCTGGCCAGGGATGGGACCCCCAGGACGAGGCCCGCTTCGGCCGCCAAGGCCT GCCTGCTCCCCTCAAAAGCTCCGTGCCAACAGAGAGGTTCCCGTCCGGGCCCAGGACGGTGGGACAGAGAGATTGAGAAGGAACGCTAAGGTCTGGAAGGCACGGGCCCCTGCCCGAAGGGTGAGGCAGGGGTGCCCGGAGACCTCGCCCGCCTGCGGCGTCGTGCACACAGCCTCGTCCTGGCTTCTGACCTTCCGCCTTCTCAGTGGATGTTTACACGAACCCAGCCAGAGTCAGCCTCCCTGCTTTCCACCCCCGGCTGCGTCTGCTTACCCCACTTAA